In Thermosulfurimonas sp. F29, the sequence AAAAATTTTATAGACTCTGCTCCAATCATTCGCATTCTGATCTTTACTGTTCCTTTGATTCTTGCTTCTGCTGTTATTGGGCAGCAAATTTTGTTGAATTTTAATTTAAAAAGGCTTTTTACGACGAGTATTGTATATGTTTCTCTCTTTCATTTAGTGCTTCTTCCTATTTTTATACATTTTATGGAGGGTATAGGAGCTGCAATAGTTGTTTTAATAACTGAGTGTGCTATTGTTCTGTTTAGAATTGTTGGCCTTTATAAAGCAGATCGGAAATTATTTGCTTTACTCAGAAGAGCTTATTAATTATGATTAAACTGCCGAATTTTCTAATAGTTGGAGCAGCTAAATCTGGAACTACATCTTTATATTATTACTTAAAAGAGCATCCTGAAATTTTTTTGCCAGATAAGAAAGAGTTGAGGTTTTTTTCTCAAATGAGAGGTGATTTTAGAGGTCCGGGAGATGAAAATCTAAATAGAACAATTGTTAAAGATATTAACGATTATATGAAGTTTTTTGAAACTGTGAAAATGGAGAAGGCAGTCGGAGACATATCACCTGATTATTTATACTATTTTAGAAACTCCATTAAAAACATAAAAAAATTTTTGGGAGATCCGAAAATTATTATTATTTTAAGAAATCCTATCGAAAGAGCCTATTCCCATTATTTGTATTTTTTGAGAGATGGTAGAGAATATCTTTCTTTTGAAGAAGCTTTATCTCAAGAAGAAAGGCGGAATTTGCTTAATTGGGAATGGGCTTGGTTTTATAAAGATGTTGGTTTTTATTATAATCAAGTTAAAGCGTATTTAGAAAATTTTTCAGAAGTAAAGATTTATTTGTATGATGATTTGAAAAAAGATCCCTTAAAGTTAGTGCAAGATATTTATAAATTTTTAGAAGTTAATGATTCATTTGTTCCTAAAAGTATAAATGAAAAATTTAATATATCTGGAGTTCCTAAAAATAAATTTTTGCATAAACTTTTAGTTCAACCAAATCCTATAATCTTCCCCATCAAATTTGTGCTCAAAAGTATGTTACCCAGAGATACAAGACAAAGATTACGAAACAAATTTTTACAAAAAATTCTTAAAAAACCTCAAATGAAACCAGAAACTAGAGAATATTTGAAGCAATTATATAAAGAAGATATTTTAAAACTTCAAGAGTTAATAAAAAGAGATTTATCTCACTGGTTGAAGTAAAATGTTTAACTATATTATAGTTGGATCTGGCTTTGCTGGCAGTGTTCTCGCTGAAAGGATAGCGAATATTTTAAACAAAAAAGTGCTGGTAATAGAAAAAAGGAACCATATCGGTGGTAATTGTTACGATTATAGAGATAAGACCGGAATAATTGTACACAAATATGGCCCCCATATATTCCATACAAATTATAAGGAAGTCTGGGATTATGTGTCCAATTTTACAGATTGGCGTATTTATTATCACAAGGTTTTGGCTTTCGTAGATGGCCAAAAAATCCCGATACCGTTTAATTTAAATTCAATTTATCAGATTTTTTCTCCATCTTTAGCTAATAAGTTAGAGCAAAAACTTTTGAATAAATATAAGTATGGCTCAAAGATTCCGATTTTGGAATTAAAAAAAACTGAAGATCAAGATTTAAAATTTTTAGCAAATTATATCTACAATAAAGTCTTTCTAAATTATACTCTCAAACAATGGGGCAAGAGGCCAGAAGAGCTCGATCCAGAAGTGACAGCCAGAGTACCTATTGTTATAAGTAAAGAAGAGAGATACTTTCAGGAAAAGTATCAGGGTGTACCTGAAGAGGGTTATACACAGATTTTCCAGAAGATGTTAAGTCATCCCAATATAAAAATTCTGTTGAATACAGATTTTCGGGAACTCATAAGACTCGATTGGAAATTTCGGAAGATATATTTTATGGGGCAAGAATTCAAGGGATTATTGATATTTACGGGTATGATAGATGAATTATTTGATTACAAATTTGGGATATTACCTTATCGCTCTTTGGATCTTCATTTCGAAATAATCGAAAAAGAATATTTTCAAGAAGTAGCTGTAGTGAATTATCCCAACGATTATGATTTCACAAGGATAACGGAATTTAAACACATACATCCTATCAAGACCAATAAGACGGTCATTCTTAAAGAGTTCCCGAAAGATTATGATCCGGAGCGAGATATTCCCTATTATCCATTTTTCGATAAAGCAGCTCGGGAGGTCTATGCTAAATATCAAGAACTTGCCGAGAGATTTGACCATCTTATTCTTGTAGGACGATTGGCAGAATATAGGTACTATGATATGGATGATGTTATAATAAGAAGTTTAGAGGTATTTGAAGAAAGAATCAGGTAAAAAATGGCCAGTGCAAAAGATACTGTTTGCGCAGTGGTTGTTACCTACAACCGTAAGGTTTTGCTTATTGAATGTCTTGAGGCTTTGTGCAAACAGACTAGGCCGGTACAGGGAATTTATTTAATAGACAATGCTTCTACGGATGGTACCCCTGACTTGCTTCTGGAGAAGGGGTATATAAAAGAATTACCTCCTGAGAATTTGTTAGAGCCTTGGGAGAAAGAATTCGAGATAAAAAACTTAACTGATGGGCAGCATATAAAATTCTACTATGTTCGAATGCATGAAAATACCGGTGGTGCTGGTGGTTTTCATGAGGGTGTAAAAAGGGCTTACGAAAGAGGCTATGACTGGTTATGGTTGATGGATGATGATGTTGAGCCCTTGCCAAAGGCGTTGGAGACTCAATTGTCATATGCAGAGATTTCTAAATGTATTCATCCGTCTAGAAAATATGTAGATGGCAGTAGAGTTTTGTGGGAAGTGTATTTGGATCCTAAGAGTTCTAAAGAGATTTTTTTGAAAGACAGATCTTTTAAAGAAAAAAATTTAAATTATTGTTTAGTAAATGTTGGATGTTTCGAAGGGATGTTGATTCATCGAGATATTGTTGCTAGGATAGGTTATCCTGATAAAAGCTTTTTTATTTCAAAAGATGATACTATTTATGGTTTTTTGGCAAGTAAATTTACGAAGAATATTTATATTAGAGATATATGTTTTATTAAAAAGGTTAAAAAACTAAATAAACTTTCCGGGAAATCTTTATATTATTTTGTCAGGAATAGGTTTATTTTATGTTTATATTTAAAAAGAGAAGGATATTTCACTTGTAAGTCTTATTTTTGGATTTTTTATAAGGTTTTCAGAATGTTGGTGTTCAATTTTGTAAAATTAGATTTAAAAAGTTGTTATTTTATCTTGAAAGGTTTGTCTAACGGTTTGAAATTTGTTTTAAAATCTTGAGTTTTTATTTTATAAAGTGCTTTAAAAATGCTTCCTAAAATAGCTGTTGTAATTTCTAGTTTGATATTAATTTTGTTATCTTTTTATCCGTTAGCTTTTATAAGATTTTATATTGTCATTAGGACACTTTTTCAGCCTTTTGCGAATAAGCATTTGACGTTGTTTGGGAATTTTCCTATTAATGCCCCATTGCCTTTAATTTTGTTGTTTTATTCGTATTTGGCGTGTATTTTTAGGCAAGATTTTTCTTTATTTGTTCCTAATTCTGTATATCTTTATTTATTCCTTTTTTGGAGTCTGCTTTCTTTGATAAATTCTTTTAATTTATACGCTTCATTTGCTTTCATTTTTAAAATCTTAGCTGTAATTTCCGTTTACTTATTAGTTTATAATTCAATAGAATCCGCTGAAGATTTCAAGAAGATTCATAAGACAGTAGTGTTTTTAGCCTTAATAACTATATTCTATGGTTTTTGTCAAATTTTTTTAAAAGAAGGACAACCATTCTATGGACCTATAGTAAGAATTAAAAGTTTTTTTTCTAGTGCCAATGAATTTGGTATTTTTCTTTCTCTAGCAATAATTTCAAATTTAATATTAGTAGCCATAGAAGGATTTGAAAAACAATATAAGATTTTCTTAAGCTTAATGATATTAGCCTATATTTTGGCTTTAAATCGTGGATCATGGATAGCTATGACTACTTCTATATTTTTGTCATATTTCTTTTTTAGGGATAAAATAAGATTAAGAAGTATTGTTTTACCTATTGCTATAATTTTTTTAATATTTTCTCCAATTATAATATTGCGATTTCTTCAATTGGAAAATCCTGCAGAAAATACCTTTGTAGGCCGTATAAATTTCTGGAAAAATATGCTATATTTAATACTGCAACATCCTCTTTTAGGCTTTGGAATTGGAACTACTGAGTTAGTATTTCAGTCTCTAACTGGACGAAAAATATATCCTCACAATGATTTTTTAAGATTATTTTTTGAAATTGGATTCGGGAGTATTTTTTATATCCTCTTTTTAATTAAATCTTTGTTGTTTTTTATTAAAAATAAAGCTAATAATTGGAAAACAAACTTTTTGTTTATTGTATCTCTTTTTTATTGGCTAATTATTAGTATTCCCCAAAATATTGTTAATAATGTAGTATTATTTCCTTTATTTATGACTTTAATTGCTTCGGGATTAAAATATAACTTTTTAATAAATTTTGAGGGAAAACACATGTAAATTACTATGATTGAATGTAAACTTTATTATTTTTATAGTCCTCATTTAATATAAATCTATGAAGGATTTTATCGTTTAAAAGAGACTCATTAAGTTGAGTGTGTTTGGATAAAAATATTACAAAACGGTGGGATTGTCAAACAGTTTTTAGTGTTTATATGTAAGTTTAGGTATATAGATGAAGCTTTTTTCTGATAAAACTATGTTTTTGGAGGGTGCTTAAATTTTAGTTTTGACCTTTTTCAAAGGTCTCTGAAAGATAAATAATTGGTAATCTAAGATGGAATTGCAAAAAACAAATAAAGTAGTTTATATTGTTGGAAATAGTAGAAGTGGTACTACTTTGATGAGTAAAATATTAGGAAATCATCCTTTGATCTATTCTTTTGAAGAATTACATTTTTTTGAAAGATTATATAATCCCGATTCTAAAAAATTTCTTAATGAGTCTTCTATTCTTGATTTATTAGCAGAACTTTTAAGATCATCGAGAGAGGGAATGTGGTTTAGAAATAAAAAGGATGAATATTATAGAGAAGCGCAAATTATATATCAAACATTTTTCCATGATATAAAAGATATTTCTCCAATTGAAGTTTATAAATTTTTTCTTTATTATGAAACAAATAAAAACAAAAAAGAAATTCCTTGTGAACAAACTCCTAGGAATTTGTATTATCTTAAAGAAATATTCGAAAATTTCCCCGAGGCAAAGGTAATATATATGCTCAGAGATCCGAGGGCCATATTGTTATCACAAAAAAATAAATGGAAAATGAAATTTTTAGGGCATAGTAATATGCCTCTAAAAGAAGCTATACGTTCCTGGATAAATTATCATCCTTATACAATAAGTAAGCTCTGGAATTCAGCTTCCAAGGCTATTAAGCCTTTTTTGTCTCATCCAAACGTTTTAGTAGTAAAATTTGAAGAATTGGTAAATGATCCTTACAGAACAATTAAAAAAATATGTGATTTTTTGGAAGTAGAATTTTATAATGAAATGTTAGATGTTCATTTGGCCGGATCTTCTGTTTATAAAAAGGGTAAAAAAGGTTTCAGAAAAGAGGTGATAAATGTTTGGAAAAATAAAGGATTAAATAAAACAGAAATATATATATGTCAAAAGATTAATATAAAAGAAATGGAATTTTGGGGATATAATCTGGAAAAAGTTAAGCCTAATCTTTTACTATTGTTTTATTATTTTTTAAATTTTCCTTTTAAAACTTTAGGAACTTTGTTATTTAATTTAAAAAGATTTAGAAATATATTTAAAGCTATAAAACGACGTTTGTTATTTTTATGAAAAAGAGAGAAATATATATAGATATAGCTAAAGGGATAGGAATTTTATTGGTAGTCTATGGACATGTGTTGGCTAGATTTCAAGATGCTAATTTTTATTATTCTTGTTTGGTAATTCAAAATAAAATAATTTTTTCCTTTGTTATGCCTCTTTTTTTCATTATATCGGCATATTTTCAAAGGGTTAGATTGGAAAAAGAAAAATTTGATCATATAAAATATCTTCAAAAAATTTCAAGTTCTCTTTTGGTGCCTTTTTATACTTTATCTTTTTTGTTTCTTCCGTTTAGTTATATCATTTACTTGACAGGTAATCAAAATTTAGGAGTTAATTTTGCTAATTTAAAAGAAATGCTTTTTGCCTTGTTTTTTCAGCAATCTAATACAAAATATTTGCCTTCTGGAGTATTATGGTTTTTATTTACTCTTTTTAGTTATCATTTTTTCTCATATTTATGGATCAGGATTTTTAAATTTCGAGCAATATTTTTAGTAGTAATAGGAATTATTTTGAAAATTTTTTATCCATTTTTTCAAAATACTTACTGGCTTGGATTTAACAAGTTCTGTCAATTTTTTATTTTTTATGCTATTAGTTATGTCTTTGCTCATAAAGTTTATTTTACCGAAGATATTTTTATTAGTTGGTTATCTTTAATTTTTAGCTTTCTTATTTATCTAATTTTAATTTTTGAAGATAAAAACAATTTTCTGCTTCAATATGTTAGTTTTTTAGGGACAACAGGAATACTTGGTTCTTTTATAGTGATAAGATTTTCTTATTTGTTCAATTCGAAGTTAAAAACGAATTTAATTGTTAAAATTTTAAGCTTTTTTGGTAAGAACTCTATGGCTATATATGTATTTCATGCTCCTACTTTTGTGATTTGTAAATTTTTTATTCTTTTATTGAACATTTCTAATATTTTGATAAAAATATTTTTTATTTTTGTTCCAAGCGTAATTTTACCTTTAGTATATGCTAAAATTTTAAGTTTTTATAGGCCTGCCTATAAATTACTTTTAGGCCGCAATCCTTAGTATGTTTAAAGTAAATTATGAAAGTTCTTATAGCTAATAAATTTTTTTGGCTTAAAGGCGGCTCAGAAAAGGTTCTTTTTCAGGAAAGAGAATTTTTGATAAATAATGGAATAAAAGTAATAGATTTTTCCATGCACGATCCCAGAAATTTTCCTTCTGAATATTCTTCTTATTTTGTCTCGCACATTGACTATCACGGTGCAAATGGATTCCAGACCAAACTGAAAAACGCCTTCAAGTTCATACACTCGCCGGAGGCGGTGCGGAAGATCAGGGCTTTGATCCAAAAGGAAAAGCCGGACACTGCGCACCTTCACAATATTTATCATCAGCTCACCCCTTCCATTATTCA encodes:
- a CDS encoding sulfotransferase; amino-acid sequence: MIKLPNFLIVGAAKSGTTSLYYYLKEHPEIFLPDKKELRFFSQMRGDFRGPGDENLNRTIVKDINDYMKFFETVKMEKAVGDISPDYLYYFRNSIKNIKKFLGDPKIIIILRNPIERAYSHYLYFLRDGREYLSFEEALSQEERRNLLNWEWAWFYKDVGFYYNQVKAYLENFSEVKIYLYDDLKKDPLKLVQDIYKFLEVNDSFVPKSINEKFNISGVPKNKFLHKLLVQPNPIIFPIKFVLKSMLPRDTRQRLRNKFLQKILKKPQMKPETREYLKQLYKEDILKLQELIKRDLSHWLK
- a CDS encoding glycosyltransferase family 2 protein, with protein sequence MASAKDTVCAVVVTYNRKVLLIECLEALCKQTRPVQGIYLIDNASTDGTPDLLLEKGYIKELPPENLLEPWEKEFEIKNLTDGQHIKFYYVRMHENTGGAGGFHEGVKRAYERGYDWLWLMDDDVEPLPKALETQLSYAEISKCIHPSRKYVDGSRVLWEVYLDPKSSKEIFLKDRSFKEKNLNYCLVNVGCFEGMLIHRDIVARIGYPDKSFFISKDDTIYGFLASKFTKNIYIRDICFIKKVKKLNKLSGKSLYYFVRNRFILCLYLKREGYFTCKSYFWIFYKVFRMLVFNFVKLDLKSCYFILKGLSNGLKFVLKS
- the glf gene encoding UDP-galactopyranose mutase — encoded protein: MFNYIIVGSGFAGSVLAERIANILNKKVLVIEKRNHIGGNCYDYRDKTGIIVHKYGPHIFHTNYKEVWDYVSNFTDWRIYYHKVLAFVDGQKIPIPFNLNSIYQIFSPSLANKLEQKLLNKYKYGSKIPILELKKTEDQDLKFLANYIYNKVFLNYTLKQWGKRPEELDPEVTARVPIVISKEERYFQEKYQGVPEEGYTQIFQKMLSHPNIKILLNTDFRELIRLDWKFRKIYFMGQEFKGLLIFTGMIDELFDYKFGILPYRSLDLHFEIIEKEYFQEVAVVNYPNDYDFTRITEFKHIHPIKTNKTVILKEFPKDYDPERDIPYYPFFDKAAREVYAKYQELAERFDHLILVGRLAEYRYYDMDDVIIRSLEVFEERIR
- a CDS encoding O-antigen ligase produces the protein MLPKIAVVISSLILILLSFYPLAFIRFYIVIRTLFQPFANKHLTLFGNFPINAPLPLILLFYSYLACIFRQDFSLFVPNSVYLYLFLFWSLLSLINSFNLYASFAFIFKILAVISVYLLVYNSIESAEDFKKIHKTVVFLALITIFYGFCQIFLKEGQPFYGPIVRIKSFFSSANEFGIFLSLAIISNLILVAIEGFEKQYKIFLSLMILAYILALNRGSWIAMTTSIFLSYFFFRDKIRLRSIVLPIAIIFLIFSPIIILRFLQLENPAENTFVGRINFWKNMLYLILQHPLLGFGIGTTELVFQSLTGRKIYPHNDFLRLFFEIGFGSIFYILFLIKSLLFFIKNKANNWKTNFLFIVSLFYWLIISIPQNIVNNVVLFPLFMTLIASGLKYNFLINFEGKHM
- a CDS encoding sulfotransferase; its protein translation is MELQKTNKVVYIVGNSRSGTTLMSKILGNHPLIYSFEELHFFERLYNPDSKKFLNESSILDLLAELLRSSREGMWFRNKKDEYYREAQIIYQTFFHDIKDISPIEVYKFFLYYETNKNKKEIPCEQTPRNLYYLKEIFENFPEAKVIYMLRDPRAILLSQKNKWKMKFLGHSNMPLKEAIRSWINYHPYTISKLWNSASKAIKPFLSHPNVLVVKFEELVNDPYRTIKKICDFLEVEFYNEMLDVHLAGSSVYKKGKKGFRKEVINVWKNKGLNKTEIYICQKINIKEMEFWGYNLEKVKPNLLLLFYYFLNFPFKTLGTLLFNLKRFRNIFKAIKRRLLFL
- a CDS encoding acyltransferase family protein; the encoded protein is MKKREIYIDIAKGIGILLVVYGHVLARFQDANFYYSCLVIQNKIIFSFVMPLFFIISAYFQRVRLEKEKFDHIKYLQKISSSLLVPFYTLSFLFLPFSYIIYLTGNQNLGVNFANLKEMLFALFFQQSNTKYLPSGVLWFLFTLFSYHFFSYLWIRIFKFRAIFLVVIGIILKIFYPFFQNTYWLGFNKFCQFFIFYAISYVFAHKVYFTEDIFISWLSLIFSFLIYLILIFEDKNNFLLQYVSFLGTTGILGSFIVIRFSYLFNSKLKTNLIVKILSFFGKNSMAIYVFHAPTFVICKFFILLLNISNILIKIFFIFVPSVILPLVYAKILSFYRPAYKLLLGRNP